TGATAATTGTTTGTGTAAACATGTGTAAATCTGTAAGtttataaagacattaaaatatcttaaaagtgGTTATCTCTAGGAGATAAGAAACTATTATATgaaattgttaaataaaaaattgataCATTGACAAAACTGATGAATAAAGGGAAAGAATTGTAGACTtattctgcctttttttaaattaactgtaTCACCGTGTAACCAAATACCAAATACAGGGAAGCATCTTCTGTGAAAGTattctaataataaaaaataaagaacaaaatttgaGTATCGGCATTTTGCAGACATCATTGAATGGATAGAGGTATTACAAGCTTCAATATCTGCTATgtcacaaaatgaaagaaaagctgaCATAATGTATTAAGTATACTCTTGTCAATACTCCCTATGTTCTTCCAAAAGGAATCAAATCTTATTTTAAACTAGAATTAATCTAGAACCTGGATTCACCTGACAGTTTTTGAAAATACAGAGGATAAAGGAGCATATGAACTGCAGTATGAGTGTGTAATCAGCAATTCCAGACTGTGCAAAACTGCACAGGTCAAATGTCCTGGGTCTTTCACAAGTAAGCAATAAGGAATGAAAGGAATGGATGGAAAGCctagagattatttttaaaaaagacttgaaagacttgagagagttttttaaaaaaggataaaaccAGAGTACAGAATTTAAGAAAGCACATTTGggtaaataaaactataaaatgcaaGGAAACAATTACTATAAAGGATGATATTTAGTCATAGGCAAGAGACTGGTTATGTTTGCAAAGGGCAAAGGGAGGAAGGAGCTTCTGGAATGGCTAACAATATTGTATTTCTTGATCTTGATAGTGTTTATGAAGTGTTCACTTTATAATTTAGTGAGCCACATATTTGCTTTGCttggttttctgtatctgtgggtGTTATACGTGTTGTACTgtgtttaattgctcagttgtgtctgattctttctgagcccaagaactgtagcctactaggttaCCCTACTCCATGGGGGttccccagcaagaatagtggagtgggttgccatgccctctccaggggatcttcccaacccaaggattgaacccaggtctcccgcattgcagacagattctttaccatctgagccactagggaagcctgggttttatataatgttttttaaaaatagcagtcattgaataaatatttttgagtccTTATTGTATATTTGGGTTTACTTGGTACTGACAAGACAAACATTAACACATTTCCTATAGCCAGGGACAATTACACTAGACTGTGTTAGAATGGAGCGAGCACAGGAGATGCTGTGATCCATATACAGGGGTAAAAGCAGGTCACTTCAAAGACATAAAGTCTCAGTTGAGGTCTGAGGAATGATATGGGGGTGAGGCATGGGAAAACTCCTCCAAGGAGCAGCAACAACATTTGGAATCAGCTAGATGAgcgaggaaaaaaaaatgacttcgaGGAACTGAAATTCAGTCTTCATGAAAAGCAACAGGCAACAGGAGGAAGGGGTGCTGGGAGATGAGAAGGGACAAGATATTGAATCgctttttaattcatatttatatgttaattttggGAATAGAGGAAGCCATTATATGTTTAAAACTGGGAAGTGATCCCAGATTTGCATTTTTAGAAAGATCATTCTTCTTACGCAATGGAGCATGGCATTGGGAACGGTCGGTGGTAGTGAGAGTTATTTCTCTTATCTATGTGATCTTCATGCTTGGACTAAAGGGCCCCTTCTGAATTTTATTAAGAAAGCAAAATGTCAAAAGGAAAAAGGTAACAGCCATTCCGAGCAACACAGAAAATGACCACATTTCCATTTGTTGTTTTAAGTGATGGAAACAGGATTtggaaaaactgacatttttgaagagacATGATGTAAGTATACTGCAAGCTCTTTGACTATTTGTGCCCCAGGCCACAAAACAGTTTTACCTCAGTTTACTGTTGCAATGGTGGCAGCGGAAACAGGATTTATGAAAACTCTGCCTGTCTGCTACTAGGCACTCCATTGGATAAACCGTCTTTTGACAAAGTATGCATATTTCCTTGTCTTGGAGTTgcagtttctaaaaataaaaatgtataagagCTTATGTAATACTGTTTTCAGTCacattgtaaaaacaaaacaaacagcaacagCATATTAACTGGCCATGCAGTTAGTGTAGAAAGTTCTAACACTACTGGTCTCGATGTTCCTTCTCTGGATGTGGGGCATCTACCATTAGGCATAAGGTTCTGGTACAATCAACCTTATTCTGGTTTCTCTACTATTTATACATGGgacaagttaatttttattattttaggaaaTATACATGAGTAAAATGTGTTCACTAACTTTAATACACTGAAAAGGATATATAGGAAAATCGGCCACGAGGAGACCTCCTGAGACCACTTATCATTCTAAATGACTGAACTTTCTATGTATATAAAAGTTTATACCTAACTTGGTCTAAAGTTTTAGTCTTTAAAGTATTCTGTagagatttttctaaaatatatccatatatcTTTTCAGctgatattttatttgtttaggtATTTTCTTGATGACTTAGTGTTGACTCTGTGACACTAATTCTTAACAATAAGACGAGACTCCTAAATACACTGAACTATTCAGAGCCATTTGTCCTCAGTCTAAATAGCTTAAGATTTCAGGGCTTTGGGGATTCTTATCTCTGCCTCTTATGATTTCCCTACCTCCACCAAAATTACATGTGAATGCCAGTTCCTATAAGTAGTTATATTACCAAGTGTTTGCATAGTTATATTACCAATGTTTGCCTAGTGGTTCAAAACTGACACAACTTTTGCCAGAGTATTGTTTTGATTCTCACAACTCATCTGTAAGAATAAGCTTTTGTAGTAGTTTTATATATGAGCATATATGTGCattgttttttatataaataaatattatatacacacactttaATGTTTTGATGCTCAATTTGGGCTACTAAGaaatctcctttatttattttgctctaaTAGGAGACACACTTCTATATTTAACACCAGTTTCCTTGTATTTTTTATGTCTTTAGTTAACAGAAACTCAGCATTTGAAATTAGACAGCTTTGCTTAATTATGCCAGAAGCCAGTACATTAAGAAATCATATTAACCTGATAAAGTAGACACATATGTTGCAAATATGATAAGGGCAGAATTATTAGTTtcagcagtttttatttttaggctTGCTATTTCTTTCAATCTATCTAAAATAATGGGCTACATTAATTATGTCAAATCTTTTTATTGTGAAGCCTCATTAATtgtaaaaaggaggaaaatataaagaaatgagcTGTTCTCTGATGTTAAAAAATCTGTACTAAGTTCATGTgttttaaatctcttttcttccaaatataattatattttaaaattattgtccaCATTTATCTGTGAATGAGGCCAATTGAGCTGTAATTTGGGGTTTaggaaaggcaaaagaaaatCAATTACAAGGGGAAAAATAGCAGTGGCATTAGAGAGCCAATTCCATCCAACTCAACAACAATAATTAAATATACAAAAGGTCTAATTCCATACTACACTTTTGTCAGAGATCCCAATCAATGAAAATCCTTAAAGCACATATGCAGAGTGTAAATTGTTTCTTGGATTATTACCAGGTTGTATTGAATGCAAACTCAAACACCACTTAAGTCTGGTAGTTAAAAATCTATCAATAATAGGTCAAGAAATATTATCTCCTATTGTCTTTAACAagtgtataaaataatattttaataagaaatactCATAATGTACTAACGGTAtacaataattaataaatataaaatctatataaTAATTAATGCTATCACAATAGCAATTATTATTATACCTGCTGCTTTATCTAAAGCCTTATTTACCTTGACAAACACAGGTCTCAATAACCTATAGAGTAGTGTTTGTTACTCTCACACAGGGCTGGTGAATCATattaaaagcttttgtaaagAGAAAGTAGTAAAAGCAAGCATGGTAAAGGGAAGGATAGCAACAACCAGGGAAAGCTGTTAGTTTTACGTTATGGTGTTTAGTTCTTTCCATGTACTCTTTTAATTGCAGATCGTCTTAGCTCTGTGCTTTTAAAGGGTTAATCTTACTTCACTCTTTGCAAGGTCATTTACCACGTATAAATGCAGATTCCTCTTGGAAGGTGGTTTCCATCTCAGTTGCAGAAGCATCTGAGGTTGCATATCCCAAGTTTTTAataactctttcactctcctgccAAGTCTGTTGAAAATTCCTCCTGAGTTCTTTAGGTGAATCAGAAACATCTAAAATGTGGCCGGCGATGACATCCTCATAGGTGGGTGGGGCGTGCTTGAAGTCAAAGCGAGATCTGCCAGCTTCTGAGCCATGTGACGAAGAGACTGTCGTCTTCGATCCAACAACCTGACTCTCAAATGCATCCACACCTGAGAAATGTTCACTGAGAGACCTTGTTTCAGAGCGTATGCTGGGCAGCTTAACGGGCATCATTTCTTGTAGCTCTCTAGGACGACTTTGAGAAAAACCCGTAAAGCTAGTGCTTTCTGAAGATGTTAATCCAAATTCCTCCTTAAATGAACGGCTTTCTTGCTTTATATTACGATTTGCTTCTCCATTTATATAAGCTCTTCTATTTGACTGTGTGTCAAAACTTAGGCCATCCTCAAATCCCCTGAACCACCTGTTTATTTCATGTTCATGGTCACTCATGAAATTTTCAGCCATTTCAACAGTCCTGTTGGCTGCTGCGTATCTCTGCGCGTGCTCTGACAGGCGAGGTCCTTCGACTTTGCGGATGATTTCCACTGCGTCAAAACTCTCAGTATCTGGCACTATGTCTGTAGCAGAATTTACTCCATCTTTGTGAACGTAAGTCGATCTATTCTCTACTTTCCTTACTTCCTCTTGAGCTTCCATGGATTCTTTGAAAGAACCACTGTCAGCATGATTTACAGTTATAGGTATTGTGATTGTAGGTGGAGAGTCCCTACCACGAGCCTCTATCTTAATTTGACGGCGAAGTGTTGCAGGAGATGTGATGATCTCAGACCTCTTCTCCACAATGGGAACCGGGGTTATCGATGAACATGGGATGATCCCTCTGGATAACTTCGCAGTGGTGTCTTTGAGTTTCACAAGTTGTTCAGAACGACTCTTGGGTGGCGAAGGGGAGGTACTTGCTTTGAGGATTCTAGTTGGTTGTGACGGCCTTGGTGATAGTTCAGCAAAACTGTCCTTTTTAGGGGACTGGGAAAGCTCATCCTTGGGAGAGGTTTGTGTTCGCCGGGCGGTAGACTCGATCGTTATGAAAGTTGGTGACGATGGGCGTGTTTTTAAAGATGGAGGAGGAACCTTGGCATCATCTAGTTTAATTTCCTGATGGGTTTTCACTTGATGATGAGCAGTAGTTTCTTGATGAGTTGCTACTTGGTGGTGCTCTGCTTTTTCCacaattgtattttctttctgctgGGTATTTTTATTATAACTGACATTAGCATTAGACACTTTAGATAATGTTTCATTAAGACTGGTAGCTTTATTTCTCTGCTTTCCCGCTTTAGACGATATCATGGCCGTTTGAATTGTATTTTCACAGGACACAAGCATATCCTCTGCCTGAGTCTTAATGtgtgttatttcttctttgattttttctATGTTATTCTCCATAGCAATGTGAACTCcatattctcttttttcttcacttaATAGCCATACTGGAATAATTTTTAACAGCATCTGAAATGTCTTAAGGCCATTTTTATCTGGCTCTGCTTCAAACTCTTTTACCCTAGACAGAATCTGTTGTAGTTCTTCACGTTTTCTCAAGAATTCCAATACATTTACAGCACGTTTTCCATCATCCTGCTGGGATTCTTTCGCAGAAGAGAATAAAGATTTGTTCTGTGTAATCTCTTGCTTTGACTCTTTAGTATTAGAAAAGACTTGTTTCTGTTGTATGCCCTTGACGCCaagatatttttcttcctgaaGATTATTATTTGGCTGGGGCAATTTTTTATGTTCAACTTGACTTTCAAAAGACTGTGTATGTGTTTGCTGAAAATTCTGAGTCTGAGAATCAAGATGTGCCTCAGTAACCTTTTGTTCGACTACCTTCTGAGCTGATATATTTAAgtgttcttgttttgtttcagCTATTAGACTTTCTTTCTTTGGACCAATCATTGGTGGTCCCTGAattgtttcttcacttcctagaAGTTTCCCACTCTCAGATTCTCTAAATTCTCTTTGCTTCTCATGAACTATTTTGAGCTTACTTTCATGGCTTTTCCCTGTGGTTTCTGTAGGCAATTGTATTGTTGCTGTCTTCTCCTTCGCAGGTAATTGATAATGTTTTTCAGTCACTGATTGCTTATAGCTACTACCTTCAGTCCTTGCTTCTGTTCTCCCGGTTTCCTGGTACTGTTGTTTGGTAATGGTTTGAATATCAACTTCAGATTGCTTTTTATGACTTTCATAGCTGTGGTTTGTTTCATCTAACTTATGACCTAGAATTGGAACCTTCATGGTTTTAACTTTGAAACTGGGGGAAACTGGCTGGCTTTTGGGCAAGTGCAACTGCTCCAGATGCTTCTGTTGTGTTTGCTGGGTCCTATATTCTTGCTGACTCTGTTTAATTTCACAAGCTGATTTAGATTGGATCATACCCTTTGAGCTCTGCAAAACTTCCTTTTTCATTGTATCTTTGCCTTCCAAGGTTGCTGGAACATGTTGGAGCCTCTTGGCAGAGAATGTCACTGCCGGTGTTGTGGAAAGCTGGTTATCAGTACAGACCCTTAGATCTTGAGAAAGACTTTGAGAGACTGGGTTGGTTTGGGCTGCAGTCACCTCTGAATCCATTCCAGTTAGGGGGACctcctcctttgttttttgtAACAGCACTTCCTTTTTCAACTCTGATATGTTTTGATTTTGGCTCTCTGTTCTAACTATGTTGTAGCCCGAACTCCCCTGTCTCTGTTTTTCATGCTCTTCTCTTTGTTGTCTGTATTTTTCTTCAGCAATCATTAAAggtgttttaaattttctcataTAAGGTTTTGGACTTTGCTGCCCTGAACCTGCTGGAAATGAATGAGATTTTATGAGAGGTGCTATAGGTTTTTTCTTGGGTGGTGAACTTTCTGGAACTGCCTGTGAGAAAGACCTTGTAGAGTCCATAGATAGTTGTTTTCTTTTATCAAGACTTTTGCTAGATACATTCTGCATTGTCTCTATGTGTTCACTGCTAGTTGCCATTATTACTCTTTTCTGATCCTTTGAGGGAGTCATTTTACATTCTGTATCTGGCAGAGAATTTTCCAAATCAACTTTTGGGGAACTATGATTCTTTATATCTTCTATCTGCTTGGGAAACTTGGGTTTGGGGAGTGTGGGAGGTGGCAAACGTCCTCCAGATTTTCCTGTTGTGATTTTAGCCTGAGAGCTTGAGGCTTCTTCTTGGGAGTATTGTATGAATGTTCCATTATGCTTTTCTTGAACAGAAGAGGAAAGGAGATGTGCTGGTTTTagagctggagctggaggaggagggggcggtggtggaAACGTGGATAGACATTCTCTTTCAAATTTCTCATCTTCTGGTGGTGGAGGAAGAGGGAGGCCtggaaaattttcaaattcaGCCTGTATCTTCTCAGTGGACAGTGATGgaggaaacacatttttttcaggCAACATCATtaaaggaggtggaggaggaagaggaaattcAATTTCAGATGATGCATTGGAAGGtagaggaggaggtggagatgGAGGTGGAAGAGGGAACTCATTTTCCTTTGCATTATTTTCAGGGTTAAATTTGATTGGATTAAAGGACATTTCCATTGCCATTTTTAAGTCTTTGGAGGTATTTGTCTTCATTAGAAAGTCCGGGCTCTTCAGATGAATATCAGTCTGCTTTTTGTCAATTGCCTTAAGTTGATTGTGGCTTTTTTGGGAGACTTTCACTTCTGTTACATTTGACATGTCTTGATTCACAGGCAAAGTCTGCCACCCTGGTTGAAGggtcacattctttttcattatatcttTATTAGAATATTGCTTTTCTTGTTTTAACAGAGTCTGCTTCTGAAAGTCCTCTGAAACTTCACGTGTTTCTCCAACCATCCTGTTGACTGGACCCTGGGTTAAACCAGGCCTAGAGCTTTGTGTATCTGTTGATGTTTTAGTGTTTTTGGTATTTTTAGGACTCTTGACAGGGAAAGCCTCAATCTTCTGGTAGTCATTCCTCAGTTGGCCAGTTTCAGTCTGTTGCTTTCCAATTGTTTTGTCAATAGATTGCAAAAACACAGCCTCCTtcttctgttctctctctgtctctgcttccttGGTTTTTCGATGTTCCCTAACTGACAGGGTTGAAGTCAACTGTCCGCTTACATGTTCATCCCTAAGATGTTGCTCTGTCATGTTATCAGTCCAGATACCCACTTGGTGTGAATTAGATAGTTTTCTAAGGTTTTTCTCAAGAGCATCATTGTTTTGTTCACGATCTATGACAATCTTTACAGGGCCTTTGGGGGCTTTTGGAAGATTAACCtcagttctttctttcattaaatcTCCATGACAAGATTTGTTTATAGTTTGATTGAGAATGTCTGCTCCCTCCTGCCACCTGGCTGCTGGCTCAAAGGGTCCTGGTCTTGGCTGCAGAATGCTTTTTTTGTCCCTCTGTACAGCCACCTGATGAGTCCCTGTTTTCTGCTCTTCTTTGGATCCTGCCATCACAGTCTGCACTTCATCTTTCACTGCACTTTTTACCTCTTTGAAAGctgtttgtgtttcttttagATTCCTTAATGATGCCTCGAGGTCATCTAGGATAAGCTCCTTTTTCAGTATTTCCGTCCTCGTATGTGCAGTCTTTTCAAGGCATTCAATAGCTTTCTCAATATCCCCAGGGACGACGTCAGGCTGTTTAGAATCTTTCCATTTTTGACTTGATTCCTTAAGTGACTTGAGGGTGGTCAGCATGTCACCTTTtataatttcttctgttttagcCACTGTTTTCTGACTTACGGCCTGGCTGAGGGAGTTTAGGGTTGACTTCACATCACCTTTAATAATTTCTTCTTTGGGTAACTTACAAGATGTATTCTGAGGCTCTGTCAGAAAAACCTTAACTGTATTATGCACATCTCCTGGGATGATGTCAGTTTCATTAACAGTACGTTCAACCTGAGATTGCCTTTTCTTTAATAACAGTTTTGTGCCTTCTACATCACCACCAatgatttcttcctctttctcttgttTCCTACCTGTTAGTATTTCATTTGAGCCTGTCTGGAGTTGTCTGAGATAATCCAAAGCTCCAGTTTCTATGCATGTTGTAAAAAACTGAACATTTCCTCTCTCAGAGGCATCAATTTTAGCcctttcagatattttattgttTGATATGGAAGATAGCAAATTATGAATCGTACGTTTTACATCACCCCCTACTATTTCTTCACGCTTAATTGTATCACCAGCATTTTCATGAAGAAGACAATAGATAGTCATGTTAATATCGCCTCTTTCATCTTCCTGAATCAAAATACCTTTCTTTACAGATCTTTCCTCAGAGAACAGGTTTTTTATTGCTTGTTGGACATCACCACTCactatctcttctttttcagcaTGAAATTCTGTTGATCTGTTTAATAACTGAGTTTTGGTCAGATTAacatttcccttctcttcttcacTGACCAAAATCTCTCTTTTCTTACAGTCTCTTTCGGAAAGAAGGTTCACCATTATATTTCTGAGGTCAACCTTgataatttcttctttctgtatCTCAGGTGATGCTTGATTCATTAGCTTGTATTTTGCCATTCGAACATCCCCAACCTCATCAGCTTCAATGATGATTCCAGGAGCCTCGATAACTTTTTGAGAGTACAGTTCTCCTAAGGTTTCTTTAATGCTCTTGCCAATAATTTCCACCTTTTCTACCCTATTTTCAGTAAATCTGTGAAGGGGTGTGGTTTCAAAGAGCCATGTAGTTGTCTTGACATCAGCAGGAGGGATTTCTTCCTTGGTGATTTTTGTGATGCTTTCATCTGCTTCCTTAATAGAATCCAAAGTTTGATTTTCAAAGAGCCATACTGCCTGCTTCACATCACCTTTCTGCATATCTTCCTGGGTGACTGTTTTGATATTTTCATATTCTGACCCTTCTCCTCTCAGTTCATCTAGAGTATGGGTCTCAAACAGCCAGGTGGATGTTTTAACATTGCCCTTCTGTATTTCATTGACACTTACTGTTCTTACATAAGTATTCTTATCCAAATTTTCAGACTCAAAGAATTGTTTACTTTTCCTTACATCCCCACCTTGAATACAGTCCACAGTGGGCACAATATCACGTGATTCCTTTGCAATCTGATCCAGTGGCTGGGTTTCAAATCTGTATCTAACAGAACTAACATCCCCCTTCTGAATGTCTTCTTGTGTGACAGATTTAATCACATACACAGTCTCAGATTCATTAATTGAGTCTAATGGTTTTGTTTCAAAAAGCCACCTTGTCCCTCGTACATCGCCGTGAATTACCTCTTCCTTTTTAACTGTAGTCACTTCATGATAAAACCCTTCTCGATCTTGAATTGCATAGAGTGGCTGGGTTTCAAAGAGCATTCTATAGCTTTTTACGTCGCCCTTTATTACTTCTTCAGTAATTGTTTTCTTGGTGCTAATATAGTCCAATTCTTCTTTAATCTCATCTAAAGAAAAAGTCTCAAAAATAAAGCACCCCTTTCTTACATTTCCACCTTGTATGTCTGTCACTGTCTTAACTAATTCATCACCTTCTTGACTTTCTTTTATCATATCAATTGGTTGGTTTTCAAAGAGCCACCTACAATTTAAAACATTGCCTTTCTGAATATCTTCAGCTTTTAGGGTTTTGATCTTTCTCAAAACCTCCTCTGAACCGGAACTTATAGAATCTAAGGACTGACTTTCAAATTTATGCCGCATGCTGGAGACATCCCCAGCTTGGATATCCATTTCTATGGCTTTgatctcctttccttcttctccttgtATGCTGTCCAAATTTTCTGTCTCAAAAAGGAAACATGTTGTACGAACATCCCCACCATGGATTTCCTCTTGTTTCACAGTTTGCAATTTGACTGTTGCTTCAGAGTCATCTTTTATGGTATCAAGTGGCTGAGTTTCAAAGAGCCAGGTACAGGCTTTGACATCTCCCTTATGAATTTCTTTACTGCCAGTCATTAGTGAAACTTTTTCATAAAGAGATTCCATTGGCTGGGTTTCAAAAAGCCATCTACAGGTTTTGACATCCCCTTTAACAATATCAGTGACTTGTTCAGTTTTCCTTTCTACTTCTTCCATATTGCTAAAATGTTTAATCGAATCAAGTGGTTGGGTTTCAAATAGCCACTTAGCAGATTTTACATTCCCAGTCTGTATTTCTTGAGCAGATATTCCTCTAATTATCTGATATTTATGAATGCTTTCATCAAACTGATCGATGGGCCTTGTTTCAAAAAGCCACCTACAGCTTCTTACATCACCTCTTAGGATTTCTTCTTGCTGGACTGTCTTTACTTGATGGTATTTTCCAAGGTGATCTTGAATGGCATATAATGGTGTTGTTTCAAAGAGTGATTTATTTAACTCTACAGCACCTCTTGTGACTCCTTCCACCTCTATTTTATGTGATGCATCAAATTTAATCAAGTTGTTTGATTCAAAGATATGTGTATAATTCCTTACATCTCCTCTGTCAACTTCTTCAAGTTTCACTGTTCGTATGTACTCTTTTTTATCTTCTCTAATCTCTTCCAGAGGTTGGGTTTCGAAAATCCATTTTTGGTGCCTGACATCCCCCTTTTCTTCTTCAGAAGCAGtaattttttgaagttttccTACATCAGGGCTATCTTTTAAAGCCTCTATTGGAAGTGTTTCAAATAGTTGCTTAGTAGTTTG
The window above is part of the Bos javanicus breed banteng chromosome 2, ARS-OSU_banteng_1.0, whole genome shotgun sequence genome. Proteins encoded here:
- the XIRP2 gene encoding xin actin-binding repeat-containing protein 2 isoform X1 gives rise to the protein MAKYQAAVSRGDCRSFSANMLEESEMCTVPGGLARVKKQFEKDKIASSSNTFTQYQYQHQNRSEQEVIRSSQVDISRCSQEMERNEPEISEAHKIDVLGTEMVSHLEKHTEEINQASKLHQYVQETVIDTPEDEEIPKVSTKFLKEQFEKSVQEKVLYSDKELTPAKQIKMESESEETLKPSSIVGTSSTSYTSTSQRKETSTTRYSDHSATSSTLAQINATPSEKTEEFPPPPPDMLQPPVDVTAFSQSPELPNPPRKPPVPKELYSKQRNLYELNRLYKHIHPELRKNLEKDYISEVSEIVSRQMNAGSSVSADVQQARYVFENTNDSSQKGLNSEREHVEWDEILKGEVQSMRWIFENQPLDSINNGSPDEDNISKGIADQEIIAGGDVKYTTWMFETQPIDTLGDHSSGTEKHAEKIPELARGDVHTARWMFETKPLDSMNKLHQSQEESIATAIKDITGGDVKTVRYMFETQHLDQLGQLHSVDEMHLLQLRSELKEIKGNVKRSIKYFETQPLYVIRDGSGQMLEIKTVHREDVEKGDVRTARWMFETQPLDTINKDITEIKVVRGISMEENVKGGVRRAKWLFETQPLEKIKEETEEVIVEKETVIGTDVSKKCWMFETQPLDILKEVPDADHLKSEEIIGGDVQTTKQLFETLPIEALKDSPDVGKLQKITASEEEKGDVRHQKWIFETQPLEEIREDKKEYIRTVKLEEVDRGDVRNYTHIFESNNLIKFDASHKIEVEGVTRGAVELNKSLFETTPLYAIQDHLGKYHQVKTVQQEEILRGDVRSCRWLFETRPIDQFDESIHKYQIIRGISAQEIQTGNVKSAKWLFETQPLDSIKHFSNMEEVERKTEQVTDIVKGDVKTCRWLFETQPMESLYEKVSLMTGSKEIHKGDVKACTWLFETQPLDTIKDDSEATVKLQTVKQEEIHGGDVRTTCFLFETENLDSIQGEEGKEIKAIEMDIQAGDVSSMRHKFESQSLDSISSGSEEVLRKIKTLKAEDIQKGNVLNCRWLFENQPIDMIKESQEGDELVKTVTDIQGGNVRKGCFIFETFSLDEIKEELDYISTKKTITEEVIKGDVKSYRMLFETQPLYAIQDREGFYHEVTTVKKEEVIHGDVRGTRWLFETKPLDSINESETVYVIKSVTQEDIQKGDVSSVRYRFETQPLDQIAKESRDIVPTVDCIQGGDVRKSKQFFESENLDKNTYVRTVSVNEIQKGNVKTSTWLFETHTLDELRGEGSEYENIKTVTQEDMQKGDVKQAVWLFENQTLDSIKEADESITKITKEEIPPADVKTTTWLFETTPLHRFTENRVEKVEIIGKSIKETLGELYSQKVIEAPGIIIEADEVGDVRMAKYKLMNQASPEIQKEEIIKVDLRNIMVNLLSERDCKKREILVSEEEKGNVNLTKTQLLNRSTEFHAEKEEIVSGDVQQAIKNLFSEERSVKKGILIQEDERGDINMTIYCLLHENAGDTIKREEIVGGDVKRTIHNLLSSISNNKISERAKIDASERGNVQFFTTCIETGALDYLRQLQTGSNEILTGRKQEKEEEIIGGDVEGTKLLLKKRQSQVERTVNETDIIPGDVHNTVKVFLTEPQNTSCKLPKEEIIKGDVKSTLNSLSQAVSQKTVAKTEEIIKGDMLTTLKSLKESSQKWKDSKQPDVVPGDIEKAIECLEKTAHTRTEILKKELILDDLEASLRNLKETQTAFKEVKSAVKDEVQTVMAGSKEEQKTGTHQVAVQRDKKSILQPRPGPFEPAARWQEGADILNQTINKSCHGDLMKERTEVNLPKAPKGPVKIVIDREQNNDALEKNLRKLSNSHQVGIWTDNMTEQHLRDEHVSGQLTSTLSVREHRKTKEAETEREQKKEAVFLQSIDKTIGKQQTETGQLRNDYQKIEAFPVKSPKNTKNTKTSTDTQSSRPGLTQGPVNRMVGETREVSEDFQKQTLLKQEKQYSNKDIMKKNVTLQPGWQTLPVNQDMSNVTEVKVSQKSHNQLKAIDKKQTDIHLKSPDFLMKTNTSKDLKMAMEMSFNPIKFNPENNAKENEFPLPPPSPPPPLPSNASSEIEFPLPPPPPLMMLPEKNVFPPSLSTEKIQAEFENFPGLPLPPPPEDEKFERECLSTFPPPPPPPPAPALKPAHLLSSSVQEKHNGTFIQYSQEEASSSQAKITTGKSGGRLPPPTLPKPKFPKQIEDIKNHSSPKVDLENSLPDTECKMTPSKDQKRVIMATSSEHIETMQNVSSKSLDKRKQLSMDSTRSFSQAVPESSPPKKKPIAPLIKSHSFPAGSGQQSPKPYMRKFKTPLMIAEEKYRQQREEHEKQRQGSSGYNIVRTESQNQNISELKKEVLLQKTKEEVPLTGMDSEVTAAQTNPVSQSLSQDLRVCTDNQLSTTPAVTFSAKRLQHVPATLEGKDTMKKEVLQSSKGMIQSKSACEIKQSQQEYRTQQTQQKHLEQLHLPKSQPVSPSFKVKTMKVPILGHKLDETNHSYESHKKQSEVDIQTITKQQYQETGRTEARTEGSSYKQSVTEKHYQLPAKEKTATIQLPTETTGKSHESKLKIVHEKQREFRESESGKLLGSEETIQGPPMIGPKKESLIAETKQEHLNISAQKVVEQKVTEAHLDSQTQNFQQTHTQSFESQVEHKKLPQPNNNLQEEKYLGVKGIQQKQVFSNTKESKQEITQNKSLFSSAKESQQDDGKRAVNVLEFLRKREELQQILSRVKEFEAEPDKNGLKTFQMLLKIIPVWLLSEEKREYGVHIAMENNIEKIKEEITHIKTQAEDMLVSCENTIQTAMISSKAGKQRNKATSLNETLSKVSNANVSYNKNTQQKENTIVEKAEHHQVATHQETTAHHQVKTHQEIKLDDAKVPPPSLKTRPSSPTFITIESTARRTQTSPKDELSQSPKKDSFAELSPRPSQPTRILKASTSPSPPKSRSEQLVKLKDTTAKLSRGIIPCSSITPVPIVEKRSEIITSPATLRRQIKIEARGRDSPPTITIPITVNHADSGSFKESMEAQEEVRKVENRSTYVHKDGVNSATDIVPDTESFDAVEIIRKVEGPRLSEHAQRYAAANRTVEMAENFMSDHEHEINRWFRGFEDGLSFDTQSNRRAYINGEANRNIKQESRSFKEEFGLTSSESTSFTGFSQSRPRELQEMMPVKLPSIRSETRSLSEHFSGVDAFESQVVGSKTTVSSSHGSEAGRSRFDFKHAPPTYEDVIAGHILDVSDSPKELRRNFQQTWQESERVIKNLGYATSDASATEMETTFQEESAFIRETATPRQGNMHTLSKDGLSNGVPSSRQAEFS